One genomic segment of Alosa sapidissima isolate fAloSap1 chromosome 13, fAloSap1.pri, whole genome shotgun sequence includes these proteins:
- the rnf170 gene encoding E3 ubiquitin-protein ligase RNF170 yields the protein MEENQCLHASRLLQDEDSLIEGVSNPVLFVVVLSVTFLGGLATLLCRNEQQQRIHPENQEHVRAVRQQLQTDQETPPEPRHQFYTDMSCPVCLQQASLPVETNCGHLFCGSCVIAYWRYGTWLGPISCPICRQTVTLIFPLFHGTEQAAPSDLPDDGQPEANLILQDLTDYNRRFSGQPRSLMDRLRDVPTLLRHAFREMFSVGGLFWMFRLRILLCLVGALTYLASPLDFIPEALFGLLGFMDDFFVILLLFIYISIMYREVVTQRLGGGG from the exons ATGGAAGAAAACCAGTGCCTGCATGCAAGTCGTCTACTACAAGATGAAGACTCTCTAATCGAGGGGGTTAGCAATCCCGTCCTCTTTGTTGTTGTATTGAGCGTCACCTTTCTGGGTGGATTGGCTACGCTGCTGTGCAG GAATGAACAACAACAGAGAATCCACCCAGAAAATCAAGAGCATGTACGTGCAGTTCGACAGCAGCTACAGACAGATCAG GAGACACCGCCAGAGCCCAGGCACCAGTTCTACACGGACATGTCATGTCCAGTATGCCTGCAGCAGGCCTCTCTGCCAGTGGAAACCAACTGCGGCCACCTCTTCTGTG GCTCCTGCGTCATTGCATACTGGCGGTATGGGACATGGCTGGGGCCAATCAGCTGTCCTATATGTAGACAAACG GTGACGCTGATTTTTCCGCTCTTCCACGGGACGGAGCAGGCTGCCCCCTCCGATCTTCCGGATGATGGGCAGCCCGAGGCCAACCTCATCCTGCAGGACCTCACGGACTACAACCGCAGGTTCTCCGGACAGCCCAGATCA CTGATGGACCGTTTGCGGGACGTGCCCACGCTGCTGCGCCACGCCTTCCGGGAGATGTTCTCGGTGGGCGGTCTGTTCTGGATGTTCCGGCTTCGCATCCTGCTGTGCCTGGTGGGGGCGCTCACGTACCTGGCCTCGCCGCTGGACTTCATCCCCGAGGCGCTCTTCGGCCTGCTGGGCTTCATGGACGACTTCTTCGTCATTCTGCTCCTCTTCATCTACATCTCAATCATGTACCGCGAGGTGGTGACCCAGCGGCTGGGCGGAGGAGGATGA